A window of Rhizoctonia solani chromosome 5, complete sequence genomic DNA:
GACCTACACAGAAGGTAAGTCATGGATAGTAGCCAGAGTGTACTGTACGTGCTTGCTGGGTACGGTAGTTTAGCTTCGATTTCTGCTGACAATTGATGTCCGCCATGAGACCACCACCGCCTAGGGTTATGTGAGTAATTGACTCTCGTGCTTTCTTTTCAACCCACCGCCTATGCCAACGAGTACCGGACTCCTCTCTATCCAATCTCGCACTTAATGTATCTTGACTGATTGTGCCCTAAAAAATGCCGGATAAATTTCAGATTGGGCCCGTAGTTTTTAGAATCCACCCACCAAATCGTAATTTGTGCTGGTAAAGATGGTAGTATGGGCATCGTCTCCTGGTGCTCCAGCAATGCTTCTATGGGATTCGGATTCGAGATCGAATTGAGATTCGGCCTGGTCCTCCTCTATACCATGCGACCACAGAGGAGAAAACGCATACATGTCTGACCCAGTCATAGGGAGACTAGCGCCCAGTTTGGCACGATACGTTGCACATTCTGGGGAAAAGGGCTCAGGTAGATTCTCGAGGCGAATCGTATGGTTCCTCATAGCCTCTATTACTCGTCGTTCAATGCTTTCATCCTCGCAAAGTCGTTTTAATAGCTTTCCCTAAAGTAGAAAGCATCATAATTGGCGCAGTTTCGGTTGAAATAAAAACGGGGGAAACCTACCTTACTACTGATAGGAAGACAGTGAATGGCGACATCGCCTTTAAGCTGGGTAATAGCCCATTCATCAAGGCCCATACCAGCTTTGCTTCTGGCATATGCAATGCACGGTCGCTCGTTTTCTACGAACGGACTAAGAAGAACATTAAAGAGTTCCTCTCGAGACAAAGATTTTGGGATGCCCTTGAGGTCCAGGCTCCTCGGTTTGGAATGTTCGGGCATACCATCCCGGACTGGCGGTTGAATCAATCCTAGCTCAACAAGTTTTTCCAATATTTGAGGCAGCGCATCATCGGACCAATCTGGTCGTACGGCCATAGGGGAGCAAAATACGGTCAACAGAAGAACGTGACGAATCTTCGGATCGGTTGGGTTTGGGTAGTCGGAATGCAGAGTCTGAATAAGGGAGATAATTTTCGGGAAGGTGATTGATCTTGTATTGCTGAACAACTATGATACGAAGGTAGTTTAATATATTATCAACATCAGTACATACGGATGCGTACCTTGATGAGTGCGCTAATCAAAGAGCTTGGATAGGCGCCATAGTTTTATCAGGGTCACAACATCGGCTAGGATTTAACGGTAGGACCTACGAAAGAGTATAAGGCAATTTTCTGGCCATATCGAGCCTCCTTAGAGCTATATATCCTTGCTCGTTGATGTTCGCTTCCATACATACTTCAGCAGCCACTGTTCTACTAACAAACATTCTTCAAGGAAGTTAGCGCCCTCGCCAGCGAATGGACTTGACAGACATATACTTGCATTGGGTCCAGTCGTTGAAGATCCTCAACCATCTTGATGATAGTTTCATCCCGTCCATCTCTGGAGACTGTTGGTTTCTCGAAAACCTTACGGAAGATGAAGTCACGGTACTAGGGTATGTCAGCAAGATTGGTTTGGTTGTAGACAAATACGAGTAAAATATGTTACCTTTACGTCTAACCTCAAGCCATTCTTCACTGCCAATGGCAATAGGCGAGGTTCATAAGACAACGCCAACGGAAAATCAAGGACAAGTGGATCCTTTAATACCATATTAGAATGAACTTTCCAGTATTAAAAGCAAGCGATCTTACCTTGGGGCAAAATGGGATAAATCCGTATTTCTCGAACATATCTCGAATAACCTCCCATTCTATCCGTGTCCGCCCACCAAGCGATTTTTTGTCCATGAGCCACTGACGAAATACCGAGCCATCATCTGCATTCTTGGACCAATCCAACTCCTTATACCCCATTCGGTCTGTGGCGATATTGAGCAGGTACACAAAACTCTCGAATGACAGGCTGTGCGACCAGTGCTTCTTTATGAAACTATGAGGAGCTGAGTGGCCCCGATATTGTATCGCGCATTGAATAAGATATCTGCTGATGTGGGCACCGTTGTTGACCATGATCTATACTCGAGGATGATACGTATTAGCAAAGGATGCCTCGCAGCGTGGCATCAAGCAGCCCACAGGACGCATGGTACTCACGTCAAGCATTTGCTTGTCCACCAGTTTTCCCCTCCCTAGTGCCCAGTACATTGCATGTTGGTGCCCATAGCGGGTAATGAAGTACAAGGCCCGGGTATATGATTCCTTTGAGATGCGGTTAAAGCGTTTTGA
This region includes:
- a CDS encoding F-box-like domain-containing protein, which translates into the protein MDLFSYLSDDVLLLIFIQLDDPLSLSQTSKRFNRISKESYTRALYFITRYGHQHAMYWALGRGKLVDKQMLDIMVNNGAHISRYLIQCAIQYRGHSAPHSFIKKHWSHSLSFESFVYLLNIATDRMGYKELDWSKNADDGSVFRQWLMDKKSLGGRTRIEWEVIRDMFEKYGFIPFCPKDPLVLDFPLALSYEPRLLPLAVKNGLRLDVKYRDFIFRKVFEKPTVSRDGRDETIIKMVEDLQRLDPMQVYVCQVHSLARALTSLKNVSNINEQGYIALRRLDMARKLPYTLSSLISALIKLFSNTRSITFPKIISLIQTLHSDYPNPTDPKIRHVLLLTVFCSPMAVRPDWSDDALPQILEKLVELGLIQPPVRDGMPEHSKPRSLDLKGIPKSLSREELFNVLLSPFVENERPCIAYARSKAGMGLDEWAITQLKGDVAIHCLPISSKGKLLKRLCEDESIERRVIEAMRNHTIRLENLPEPFSPECATYRAKLGASLPMTGSDMYAFSPLWSHGIEEDQAESQFDLESESHRSIAGAPGDDAHTTIFTSTNYDLGTISQDTLSARLDREESGTRWHRRWVEKKARESITHITLGGGGLMADINCQQKSKLNYRTQQARPRHVADHILEHFKSHHRTTAIMMTHCLINGNLNTLSSYINENVPITLFHIRVLARLGRQPCWKFWNKLDKQKFYFSEEDYLPRESVKPPSSGKMSINTLCNPDPIKSERFQTPTTPSGFEEGSSRPRRMAASATRTYKIPSDSDSDEMSDDMDHSYSTSKRSRARGKGKGKAVEQPPNVQPESTDFHLWTKHLGLLLKEEEKKWKERKRLSEKDGIGKPKERIFKTEFMRALASKVADMRKRDHASTPTPSVEDDSDEEYVQRPRLKRKVRHSGLADRDDRTPIKKLRLSE